taattaaattccaatcattaatacatatatatatatatatatacataggaTATATTATGCTAAATCATTGTAGATAAAACCAGTTTAATTCTTCCCAAGCCCACAAGGGTTCGTTCTCAGTTGCCATATCCCAATTGTTTTCATGATTGGTGTTATGGTCCCCTGAGGATGAATCATTGATAACGGCAGCCTGAGCAGTGTGATGATGCTGCTGGTGGTCCACCGCTGCCTGATGATCACCTGCCACCAACTCGGACACCGGCTCCTGTCGGTGCACTGGCGCCTGTTGGTGGCCTGTTGCGGCCTCCTCGCGTAGCGGCCGCCGGTCAAATGCCCTCAAAGACCTTGATCTCTTGTAAATTCGGCACAAACGGTATTCTTCATTCACCTGCACCAAACACAATATATACTAGTAAGTGTGTATACTCtatgtacataatttttaaaagtacctaaaatatttattaagataataaattacaataaatatccttatttgtaaaaaaaattgacaaaaaggTGCTCTTACTTtgtatatagtatagatatagatatataggcATAGCTAATCTTCATGTAAATCTTGGCTTATTAAGTTTCTTTTATGCAATCATtgattagggtttagggttttaggACATTTTTTGACATGCATGCATATAGAATAGATAAATCAAGTCAAGTTGAACACACAACTGACGTTGAGTAGTGACGTCTGAGTTTTATCTGATTTATACGTATCTcagaaaaagattttattgaCCTAAAGACTAAGAGCAACTTGATATTCTTTCACATTTCTGATTTGTCTTTTTCCAATAATCAAGTCGAGTCAAACCAAACATCAAATCTTACAAAATCGAATATAAGTTCAATCATagtgtgtaattttatttgataaactAAGCTCAAATAAACTATTAATTTTCGATCTTATGATGTGTATGactaatattgatttattttttaattttaatattttgtgtcTCATAATTTAGGTCATTTGGCATTTTCactctttaattttctaaattagcATTTTATAGtcctatatcttttttattttcgtaattttttagtcattttttctttctttttgctgAAGTTCAACTCCACCAGCAAAAAGGGTGGACTCTTGAGAGAAAAAAGGactgaaattacaaaaattaaaaatatgcatGACCAACATGCTACCCTAgaaagttaaaagtaaaaaatattaaataatttaaattacagaaCCAAAAGTACTTTTAACCCTTTAACTCTTCTACTCCATCTTATGACGAGTTTTGTctaacttgaatttttttcacctccaacataatatattattatatctaaCAAATTGAGCAATTATAATCTCTAAACCCTCAAACTTGTGATGGTATCAAGTAAATAAGGTTAGTTTCAACCCAGCCTCAAATAAATTCTAACCACATATCTGAAGAGTATTGAGCAGTTTGATTTAGTTTTCAGTATCAAAAGGATgatatatttaacaatttgAGCTCAAATAAACCCTTAAAATAGTGAATcttataacaattaatttgatttacttttCAACACTAGAACATCCAAATCGGATAAACTAAGCCAAATATTGCTTCATTCACAGATTTAGAGGGTGTTTAAGTAATTTCtttgaaacattttataagatattttaataacttaaggatgtttaattttattttaaaattaaactctTAAACTGTTTATATAAAGATGctagagcttataagataataaattttttatactgtAATTATGCCGAAGGCCAtcaaattattagaatttgaaattatatatataattttgctttgagagaaaaaaatcaattatatgtgGGTAAAAGTGAAACACTAACAAAAATATGAgtgtgtttttgtttattaaatattaagattaaagagaatattataagatgttttaaagaaaaaattcagtGCTaagttaacttttttataaagaaaatttgtaaaattcaaaatatcttatttgaagatcttataagctttttaaaaaaaatttacaaataattttaaaagctCGTTAGCTCTCAAACGTCTTATAACATAGTTTGATAAGCTTAGAAGCATAGCCAGCCCCAAGAAATTACATGCAACTCATAAACtacattatatacatatatatatatatatacacacacactcatgTAAGAACAAACTGGAATCAGATTCAGACCTGCAATTTTTCACCAGACGAGGAGGAAGCTCCATGATCAGTGACAAAGATCTTGTACTCGTTCATTTTCCAGTCGGTCTTTCTCCCCCGGTGATTAGCTCGTCCTTCGTAGAAAACCATGGTTTTCTTCTGCCCAATTCTGTGGTTTTGCGACGAGTAGACTTCACCAGGAGAGCCAGTTGCTTTCCAGTACCCTTCCGGCGTGAGGCGGTTCGGCCGTCCTCCCCGGGCTTCCCTTTCTTGCCTCGGAATGAAGAAGAACCACTGCTCGCTGTCCTCCGGACAAAGCTCTCCTGCAAATTCTGCAGGTTTCCGTCTTATTGTAAAAACATGGTACTAGTATACACACATTCTTGACATCATGTGATCATAcgttattacatatatatatatatatagggcgCAACATAGAGACCATAATCATAGGAGATAATCAAAGACCCTAATTCTAACgtaaattttatacacatgaCGTTGTAAAGTGCCATATTACGAGAAACAATAGGAATTTGCAACAGAAAATCTAATCTGGTTGTTGTATATATGTACAGAtcttgaaaatcaagaaaaagggttgATATTGAACTCATTACGTACGTGGAAGATCCCATGGATTGTAATCGTAAATGTGGACGACGGGTATAACACTATCTATGTCCGCGCTCGTGCCTTTGATCTTATGATGCAGATAGAAAGACAGCAATTCTTGCTCCGTAGGGTAGAACCTGAAACCTGGTAACGGAGCATCCATGTTATAACTAGACAAGAACTGTGATGAACTAATTTAACACAAGTGAATATCTTTGGAGGTACAAGCACATGTTCTTGCAGCCCATATTTTTACATGTATTTATGGGGAAAGAGATTGGAGGGGAATGAGTGCGACGTGTGTGACTGTGTGAGATATATGGAAATTTCCACGCacttatcaagaaaataatagatGTGCGTTGGGTGCGTATTCTCTCAAGTcttattcaaataatacagTTGTCCTGTGTTTTTATTGAACTCCATATGTGTTCAAGGGACAACTTTGTCATCATGTTCCTATCGAGAtcaaatgaaattgagaatcGTAAAGATGAaagtgatttatttaaaaatgactGCCACAAAAAATAggttaaaagttaaaagttgAATGACCTTTGGACTACCAATTTGCCTACCACTCTAGGGAATCCTCTCGTATTCTTTCCACCcttgtttctttatttggtttaatttttaaagctAATTATTTACATACGAGGGCAGTGAAGTTtgattatattacaaatgTGCTTTCTCGACTTTAAGAAATTACATGCATACTTTCCATCAGCATTTGCCAATGACAAAAACAGAcgaaatttacaaataattacCTTAAAAAAGGTACGTGCTATGTTTGTgcaaatttcatattattatttaaaataaaatatttattatttaatataaaatatacaaagtattaagttaatattaaatttataaaaaaattatgacaacaaaaatgtatgaaaatttaaaaaagaaaaacttaatgTATAGTGTAGATATATAGATGGATAAATATGCTCCTCAAtaccaaatttgaaaaaattgtaattttaatcatgtaaTTTGGGTTGCATTTTCTATTCTGTATAAATTGATTTGCGCATAGTCTTGTAACCttgtaattttggtaattaattgtagttattttCTAGTCAATTTGGCCTGAAAATAGCATCTGACCTGCATATGGcccaattaaaatataattttagtcctataacttaatGAGACtagacaattttagtcctgtaacttaggAGATAGGCTTTTCTGgtcttttaaaaattgatttacaggattattttataatttagttgtGTCGTGTGCAAATCACATGCAACTTTAtgaccaattaattaaaattaccaaaatttaaagttatagaaCTAAATCAATTAGTGTTTGATCAAATATACCATCCCTCATAGGTTATATgactgaaattgcatttttcccttcaaatttcaagattaaTTGTTCCCTTTTTTCCTCTCTTCTCCCATCTTTTGAATTAAGcttaatttcaaaaacaatactcaaatttaccttttaattcatttattcccttcattaaaaataaaaaagaaaataaagattgaTGATAGTAGtaatgtcaatatttttcataatctcacaattacaaattttttctccTCTCGATCAATCTACTAATCAAACGTTTCTCtctcacttttttttatctccAATCTCACCCTACGTTTATTTCTTCTCGGGAGgttctttttttctcatcaCCGCACACTCACGATgactttttttcataaatttattttttctcttcatttcataccaaaattcttttttatatgcttgCATAGACTGCATACCGtgacaattaaatattatatgaaaatataatagcaCGAATCGTGGTAGTCATGTTTTCAGGACCATGAAGAATAAacgaaaattacatatacaaattaattaatcttatatcTTTTTGGTTGCAGACCAAATTTTGGGACATGCAATTCCCTGCGgtccttttctttctatttgttTGTTCTGATCATCTTTGTTCAGAGCAAACAAATCTATCTATGTACATGCGAAAATCAAAATTCGTTACAAATAAGGGTACATACAATAATgttgataataataactagttcAACATGGTTGTTTGTTTTCTATTCTgcgaaaaaataataactacttgGTAACCTTTTGTGCCTATAATGCCACATcgtgatatataatatatatacatatataaggTAAATCAGAAATGCTTCACTCTCCCTATATTTAacgtaattatacatattctttcgttgtttagaaaatttcaagtactccttcaaatgaaaataattatgtagttctTAAACAGATGAAGtaaaaattactactttactcttgttaatttatttttaagaaaacgaaaaattgaaaattggtGAAGTAATAATCCATTGAGAATAGACAAGACAAGGTGATTTGTTGGCAAGAGTACCTTGCACCTATGACTTTGATCATGGGTTCAACTCGCGTGAAGAGTAGTTGGGGAACCAGCACTAATCCTccttaattaagaaaaataaataaataaaatgttccattgagaatattagttcataaatttattttgtaaaattctaaaaaagtatataaaattgtaatgcataatccaaaaatgcattttgagCAGTTTATAATTCTCAAATaacgataaaatatttataattatatcaaatttcagaagagataattataatttacccatatatatatatagttgaaaaattaGCGTTTTAGGTTGTGGTTCATCTTTTTGGTTTTCTAAAAGAGGGTTGTTTTACAAAAATCGGATAAGGGTATATACTAAACTGGGTTCCCTCATTTGTTGCTACGAAATTTACTAAAAGATTTGATTAACAaggtaattatttatgttttcatttctaattttcagtttttagtgttaaatatttgtttttaattttgtatagacAATGTGGTGATTCCAATAATGTTAGGTTCTGAATGAAATGTTTCCAGGAACTTACAAGAATAAAGGCTAAAATCATGGAAGGTGAGTGAGTAAGAAGAGAGGAAGCTTCACATAGTAAGTAGGCAGCAATTTCCTTTATCAATTCATGGTGGAGGGTAGTTACTGTGATTGCTACTGTTTATAGTAGGACACAATAGTTAGATCAAATCCAAAAACtttgaataaattacacatagaccTCTTTAGTTTGATCATATTGCAATGCCCCCCCTCTTAgttataaaatcttaattatattcttccttcatatatttttggctccaaaaatgtatttatttcatGTAGCACATACTCCCACAAATTTGGTATATCATAGTTACGTAATTTTCtcagaaaataatgaaattgcACTATGAAAATACATGCATCgagtttctttaattttttttattttttatttttcagtttttagtTTCTGAAATagtgatgaaaatgaaaatatatttgtttatatgtattcttattagaaatatattaatttgacacCACAatccaatataaaatataatattattaactaattcaaacataatttaattttattttcacgcGAAATATTCCCTCATGACAGCTTATTATTCGgaagtatttgttagacgccTATTACTTtcaagagtatttataatttttcaaatggatAGAGTACATCTAAATTCCTATGAGTTCTACAAGGTGGAAAATCATATCGAAAAAGCCCTGTATATAGCCATCTTATATCTAAGTCAGATAGTTCATAAAGAACAAATGCTTAAAGTTGTAAGAAATATTAGACTAGCAAAAGTAGTACCTAGAACATGGAGgggcaaatattttataattttttttaattgtagaaTTTCACGTGAACTACAAATCAAGAGATGATTGATTAGTCATCGTTAGTCTATACAAGTCGATTTTGGATCGGATCGGGGCCAAATTGATGGCTAAAATAGAGTTTGGGGTGCGGATATGACTTTCAGAAGATTACTCCCACATCGATATTCTTTAACTAAAGTAAATTGTGTTATCTacgatttaattttggaacaCATGATTAAACCTTATTCATTTTTCCCTACTACCCACTACTTTGAATTGACATAATATAatgtcataattatgattaggGAAAATCGCAATCTTGGTCCGATATATTAggccttttttttaatttaatctaatttatcatcatcttttcatatcatcccataagttaaaaaaatttatttcattcctCATGTGTATTTTCGTCCTATAATTAATCAAGAGATTAAcatttttccttcattttttagtTAGTTGTTAGACAAAAAATGGATGTAATGActaacactaaaaaaaatttcaacttgtAGAATGTAatgtgagaaaattataataaacggACTATCTTCAAAAAGACCCTAgcatatgggaccaaaaatatgattttctcggtaaatgtaattttcataaataaaaaaagatatagtacaacaatcatgaaTCAAGTAGTGTTttcctcgacaggccaagggatacgctaCAATCTATAAAGTGCATGTGTACTAACAGagcaaaaatatgattttcccTTATAATTATGCCGTATCATACTAAaacaagtaaattatattgacacctCTACAAGTTAGATCCAAATACACAACCATCTCCTaccttttgtaaaattacgcATCATCCCTTTAGGGGGTCTTACTGTAATGTGCATTAAGAGGTCTTTGTGTAAACTTTTCtactgaataaaatatatacttataattacaactacaacttaaaaaactataattgtaatttggaAAAGACATTTAATgttgatgtattaattttgaaaaatcttaggggtattaatgtaatttacccgaatgaaaagaatttagcatattttgattatgatgaatgttatatatagatacatatgGTGGTAATTTCTTGCCTCAAAATGTTAATATagattcataatttaaaaattgtgagTTTTGAATTTAATGGATGTAAgtataagttttttttcatggtagttattttattc
This Sesamum indicum cultivar Zhongzhi No. 13 linkage group LG5, S_indicum_v1.0, whole genome shotgun sequence DNA region includes the following protein-coding sequences:
- the LOC105161809 gene encoding NAC domain-containing protein 90-like, whose amino-acid sequence is MDAPLPGFRFYPTEQELLSFYLHHKIKGTSADIDSVIPVVHIYDYNPWDLPQFAGELCPEDSEQWFFFIPRQEREARGGRPNRLTPEGYWKATGSPGEVYSSQNHRIGQKKTMVFYEGRANHRGRKTDWKMNEYKIFVTDHGASSSSGEKLQVNEEYRLCRIYKRSRSLRAFDRRPLREEAATGHQQAPVHRQEPVSELVAGDHQAAVDHQQHHHTAQAAVINDSSSGDHNTNHENNWDMATENEPLWAWEELNWFYLQ